AGTCATCAAAGTTTTTTTCTGACTTTTACGCAATTATGGCCTATCTGAACTTGAATACCCTTCATATTCCCTAAGTTTGTAGCGCTATGACAGATCAAACTGCTATGTATCAGCGAAGAATTGCCTTTCCGCCGTCGCAATGCGACCATGTTCTGCCTGCGAACGGACGATGGTGGGATATGGACCGGACGGATATCAGCCTGATTGCCTTGCGAAGAATCCTTCGCGCGACCGAGCTTTTCGGAAAGGAACTGGCACAGGCTGCAGGCTTGAGCCCGGTTCAGTTCCGCGTACTGCAACTGGTCGCCGGCCAGGGAATGAGCACGCCCAAGGCGATATCCGTCCAGATGGGCGTTACCCAGGCGACGGTGACCGCGCTTCTCGACAAGCTTGAAAAACAGGGGATGGTGACGCGACAGCGCAGCCAGGTCGATCGCCGCCAGATGAATGTGCAGGTGACCGAGAAAGGGCATCTGACGTTGGAACAGGCGCCAGACCCGCTGCAACAGCGCTATGTGCGCAAGTTCGAAGCGATGAAGGACTGGGAACAATCCCAGATCATCGCGGCTCTCGAACGCGTTGCAGAGATGCTGGGGGCAGACGACATGGATGCCTCTCCGGTGCTGTTCACCGGTGACATCAAGGATCGCCCCCCCCAGCAGTAGACCGGCCCGATATGAGGCCGGCCTGCCATCCTACATCGGGAAGGAAATCCGGAACTGCATCGTTTCCAAACCGGGATTGGTCTCGCTCAACTCTGCATTCGATCGGTGATCATAGGAAACCCCATAGCGAATGCCGTTGTGCGCCTCATAGCCGAGCTCGACGCCGGAACGAAATTCAAGAACGGTACCGATCTGCGGGCCACGCCCCTGCGCATGGAAGCCAGGCATCAGGTGCAGCTGGATATAGGCCTGGTCGATGTAGCCAGTCCAGGCAGCGCCACCGCCTACCCAGGTGTCGCCCTTGTCCGAAACCGAAAGGCCCACGGTCGGCTGGAACGGGCCGTACTGCACGCCAAGGTCGTAGCGGGCATAGACCTCATGGCCGATCTTCTTCTCCTGGAAAATGACGTCGCCATAGCTGATGGCAAGGCGCGCTTGTGCCGGATTGGCCGCCACGCACCCAGGATCACCGCAGTAATTGATGCCCATGTCGGCCGCGCCGGCAAGAAGGAAAAGAACCGCGAAAGTGCCATCCATGGCAAAGACTCCTTAACATTTGAGCCTTGTTATCGTGTCTTACGTCTTGTGTCGATTGCGTGATTTTGTTTACGCAAGAAAGCCCCTGCGAGATTTCTCTTGCGGGGGCTTTTTTGTTTTTTTGATCGTTTTGGATTTTTTCTAGGTCTGGCGGCGACTTACTCTCCCACGTCTTAAGACGCAGTACCATCAGCGCTACGGCACTTAACGGCCAGGTTCGGGATGGGGCTGGGTGTTTTGCTCGCGCTATGACCACCAGACCGAGGAAAAATCCAAAGTCGAGAGATTATCAATTGTTGTTCAGGTTCAAGTCTACTTGTTGATGTGTATGCTTTTGATTTTCCGTAGAAGTTTCTGTCTTCTACTGGATCAAATCAAGCCTATCGGGCCATTAGTACTGGTCAACTGAATGCATTGCTGCACTTACATCTCCAGCCTATCGACGTGGTGGTCTACCACGGCCCTCAGGGATACCTTGTTTTGAAGGGGCTTCCCGCTTAGATGCCTTCAGCGGTTATCCTTTCCGATCATAGCTACCCAGCACTGCTATTGGCATAACAACTGGTCCACCAGTGGATCGTTCACCCCGGTCCTCTCGTACTAGGGGCAACTCTTCTCAAGTATCCTACACCCACGGCAGATAGGGACCGAACTGTCTCACGACGTTCTAAACCCAGCTCACGTACCTCTTTAAACGGCGAACAGCCGTACCCTTGGGACCTGCTCCAGCCCCGTGGATGAGATGAGCCGACATCGAGGTGCCAAACACTGCCGTCGATATGGACTCTTGGGCAGTATCAGCCTGTTATCCCCGGCGTACCTTTTATCCGTTGAGCGATGGCCCTCCCACTTGGGACCACCGGATCACTATGGCCGTCTTTCGACTCTGCTCGACTTGTCAGTCTCGCAGTCAGGCTGGCTTCTGCCATTGCACTCAACGAGCGATTTCCGACCGCTCTGAGCCAACCTTCGCGCGCCTCCGTTACGCTTTAGGAGGCGACCGCCCCAGTCAAACTACCCGCCACACAGGGTCCCGGATCCGGATAACGGATCGCGGTTAGACATCAAGCAGAACAAGGGTGGTATCTCAAGGGTGACTCCACCGGGACTAGCGTCCACGGCTTCAAAGTCTACCACCTATCCTGCACATGTTCGGCCTAATGCCAGTGTGAAGCTGTAGTAAAGGTGCACGGGGTCTTTCCGTCTAACCGCGGGAAGCCTGCATCTTGACAGGCAATTCAATTTCGCTGAGTCGATGTTGGAGACAGCGGGGAAGTCGTTACGCCATTCGTGCAGGTCGGAACTTACCCGACAAGGAATTTCGCTACCTTAGGACCGTTATAGTTACGGCCGCCGTTTACCCGGGCTTCAATTCAGAGCTTGCACCCCTCCTCCTTTTAACCTTCAGGCACCGGGCAGGCGTCAGACCCTATACGTCGTCTTGCGACTTCGCAGAGCCCTGTGTTTTTAGTAAACAGTCGCCACCCCCGGTTTGTGCCCCCGGCAAATACTTGCGTATCTACCGGGCCTCCTTCTCGCGAACTTACGGAGGTATTTTGCCGAGTTCCTTCAACATCGTTCTCTCAAGCGCCTTGGTATTCTCTACCAGTCCACCTGTGTCGGTTTAGGGTACGGTCTGACGTGGGGCTATTTCCGGAACTGCTAAGCGGCCCCTCCAATCCGATAAGGAGGAACAACCGTCGCAATCCGTCACATCCCACTGGCTCAGGAATATTAACCTGATTCCCATCGTCTACGCATTTCTGCCTCGACTTAGGGGCCGGCTTACCCTGCTCAGATTAGCTTTAAGCAGGAA
The Pseudooceanicola algae genome window above contains:
- a CDS encoding MarR family winged helix-turn-helix transcriptional regulator translates to MDRTDISLIALRRILRATELFGKELAQAAGLSPVQFRVLQLVAGQGMSTPKAISVQMGVTQATVTALLDKLEKQGMVTRQRSQVDRRQMNVQVTEKGHLTLEQAPDPLQQRYVRKFEAMKDWEQSQIIAALERVAEMLGADDMDASPVLFTGDIKDRPPQQ
- a CDS encoding acyloxyacyl hydrolase, whose translation is MDGTFAVLFLLAGAADMGINYCGDPGCVAANPAQARLAISYGDVIFQEKKIGHEVYARYDLGVQYGPFQPTVGLSVSDKGDTWVGGGAAWTGYIDQAYIQLHLMPGFHAQGRGPQIGTVLEFRSGVELGYEAHNGIRYGVSYDHRSNAELSETNPGLETMQFRISFPM